The Ailuropoda melanoleuca isolate Jingjing unplaced genomic scaffold, ASM200744v2 unplaced-scaffold10451, whole genome shotgun sequence genomic interval CACCATTAACCTTTGCCATTTTACCTAACATTTCTTCCTTAAGGCAAGTTGATGTCATTTCAGAGGAAAATAAGGGACAGGCAGGAACTTGCCAAATGTTGTAGAAGAATCAGAAGTCAAATTGGACCTCCAGTAGAGTAAAGAAAGCCTGCCGATAAGagggaaaatacaggaaaagaaagtattggactcaaaatgttttcagtaaaaaaatataCTATTATCATCcatttattgtttgtctccccCATTACGATATTAGTTCCATGAGGTTTTTCTCTGTTTGCTACCGTATCCCAGTGCTTAGAAAAGTACTTGGCATATGGTGAATGCTtgataaatacttgctgaatggcTAGATGGGAATGAATAACTCTAGACTCACAGCTGGTGTGGGCCAGAAGATAAACTAGAGGGAAAGAGTTTGGAGGGAGGGAAACCATGAGGAGGCTATTGTGGTTTTCCCAAAAGGAGCTGTGAACTGATGAGTCTGTGGGACTTTTGACTTTGTACCTAGAGCTCAGGCCTCAGCAAGATTAGCCAACATCTGAAATGCTAATTGCTATAGCAAATCTGTCCTGTTTTATAACCAAAACTCCAACTCTATTATTGCCCTCTTATGTTCTATTTTGAGGGCTTTCCCACTATTGGGGGTTAGTGTTCTTCCCATGGTATCTCAGGGAAGTAGGTATACTTTGCTCCATTGTCTATCTCAATAGCTAGAGGTACAGGCTCAGAAAGCTGCTGCCAAAAGTCAGCCATGATGTGGTAGATGATGACTATTTAAAAAGTCACAGAGCCTTTGTGACCTCACTCAAGCTCAAGAGGTAGCCTTATAAATCACAGCAGAGGGCAGCTGGGCCATAACTTCATACAAGTCACCAAGACCTCCTCCACTTTGCTGCTGGGGAGAAGCCATCAGAAACAGACTGTATTTTTAGGTTATTTCAATCTCAGCTTATCAGTCATCTTAAGCCAACTGCTAACAAACTACTTTTGTAGACCAAATTACTAGAAAACACATTATTCATCTTATAGAGACAGCTTACTTGAATCATGCAGTGCATAGGGGATATCAGCGAAGAAGTCTGGCAAGACTGCATCACCCTCTTCCTACAGACTGGGATGTGCTGTGATGCAGCAATTATCACCAATTCCCCACCCTGGTTGTTAGCTTCTTACCCTGAAGGCAACTTTTTCCAGTTGACCCAGGAAGAAATTCAGATCTTGCTgttgagagaggggagagagaagttgTTTCTTCAGGGAATCACCCTTGCAGGGACCAAATGCTTATTGATTCGGGACAACCTTTACACTGAAGGCAACAATACCATGGACCTCCGCACCAAAGGCCAGAGTTGGGGCAGCCAGGCAGTGACTGTAGT includes:
- the LOC100471904 gene encoding profilin-1, which produces MQCIGDISEEVWQDCITLFLQTGMCCDAAIITNSPPWLLASYPEGNFFQLTQEEIQILLLREGREKLFLQGITLAGTKCLLIRDNLYTEGNNTMDLRTKGQSWGSQAVTVVQIESVYLVVMGQKGTEGGPLNLKAFEMAGYIRETIHQHMAHF